One part of the Streptomyces lydicus genome encodes these proteins:
- a CDS encoding SIS domain-containing protein: MYATGTMLRQSAALAADIEDLTGPVASRAGQALATVPGEALRRVVLVGSGDSHHAGRAAQLAFVRLAGLPCEALGTQQFLDYGMLGPAGPNAATLVVAVSASGSSPRLVTTVRRARDHGFPTLAVTGRAGSALGEAAGREVAAALGLTERSPGIRTYQASLLALLLLAVRLGGVRRALPGSGPAAEDALVAELAATADAVRATADAADAPCRELAARLTEAGRPWTPLVLAGTGPAAGTAMYAAAKVVEAAGLPAYAQDLEEYWHIERFADPADAPLVVLAPPGLGHPRAAELAAAATERGRRVIAVTDPDDTALTTTAWHTVPVAGTAREEWSPLTGHVFAGLLGARLADRLDRAPFSGGGPG, encoded by the coding sequence ATGTACGCCACCGGCACCATGCTGCGGCAGTCCGCCGCGCTCGCCGCCGACATCGAGGACCTGACAGGGCCGGTCGCCTCCCGGGCGGGGCAGGCGCTGGCAACCGTGCCCGGCGAGGCCCTGCGGCGGGTGGTCCTCGTCGGCAGCGGCGACTCCCATCACGCCGGCCGCGCCGCCCAGTTGGCCTTCGTACGCCTGGCCGGCCTGCCCTGCGAGGCGCTCGGCACCCAGCAGTTCCTCGACTACGGCATGCTCGGCCCGGCCGGCCCGAACGCCGCCACCCTCGTGGTCGCGGTGTCCGCCTCGGGCAGCAGCCCGCGGCTGGTGACCACCGTGCGGCGCGCCCGCGACCACGGCTTCCCGACCCTGGCCGTCACCGGCCGTGCGGGCAGCGCCCTCGGCGAGGCGGCGGGGCGGGAGGTGGCGGCCGCACTCGGCCTGACGGAGCGCAGCCCCGGCATCCGCACCTACCAGGCCAGCCTGCTCGCCCTGCTGCTGCTCGCCGTGCGGCTGGGCGGCGTACGCCGCGCGTTGCCCGGCAGCGGCCCGGCGGCGGAGGACGCCCTGGTGGCGGAGCTCGCGGCCACCGCGGACGCGGTACGCGCCACCGCGGACGCCGCCGACGCGCCCTGCCGCGAGCTGGCGGCGCGGCTGACGGAGGCCGGACGGCCGTGGACCCCCCTCGTCCTCGCGGGCACCGGCCCGGCCGCCGGCACCGCGATGTACGCCGCGGCCAAGGTGGTGGAGGCCGCCGGGCTGCCCGCCTACGCCCAGGACCTGGAGGAGTACTGGCACATCGAGCGGTTCGCCGACCCCGCCGACGCACCGCTGGTCGTCCTCGCGCCGCCGGGCCTCGGCCACCCGCGGGCGGCCGAACTCGCCGCCGCGGCAACGGAGCGCGGGCGGCGGGTCATCGCGGTCACCGATCCGGACGACACCGCCCTGACCACTACCGCCTGGCACACCGTGCCGGTCGCCGGGACGGCCCGCGAGGAGTGGTCCCCGCTGACCGGCCACGTCTTCGCCGGGCTCCTCGGCGCCCGGCTCGCCGACCGGCTGGACCGTGCCCCCTTCTCCGGCGGCGGCCCGGGCTGA